The Mercurialis annua linkage group LG2, ddMerAnnu1.2, whole genome shotgun sequence genome contains a region encoding:
- the LOC126670617 gene encoding peroxiredoxin-2, whose translation MAPIAVGDTLPEGTLAHFDEQDQLQQVSIHTLAAGKKVVIIGVPGAFTPTCSLKHVPGFIEKADELKSKGVAEILCLSVNDPFVMKAWAKTYPENKHVKFLADGSATYTHALGLELDLNEKGLGTRSRRFALLVDDLKVKAANVEQGGEFTVSSVDEILKAF comes from the exons atggctCCGATCGCCGTTGGAGATACCCTACCGGAAGGAACTCTTGCTCACTTTGACGAGCAAGATCAGCTCCAGCAGGTCTCTATTCACACTCTCGCCGCCGGTAAGAAGGTCGTTATCATCGGCGTTCCCGGTGCTTTCACTCCTACTTGCAG CTTGAAGCACGTGCCTGGATTTATCGAGAAAGCTGATGAGTTGAAATCGAAGGGAGTTGCTGAAATTCTTTGCCTTAGCG TGAACGACCCCTTTGTAATGAAGGCATGGGCCAAAACTTACCCTGAGAACAAGCACGTTAAGTTTCTTGCTGATGGCTCTGCTACATATACCCATGCTCTTGGACTTGAGCTTGATTTGAACGAGAAGGGACTTGGAACTCGGTCGAGGAGGTTTGCTCTATTGGTTGATGACCTTAAGGTGAAGGCTGCAAATGTCGAACAAGGCGGCGAGTTTACAGTATCTAGTGTTGATGAAATTTTAAAGGCTTTTTAA
- the LOC126668047 gene encoding rac-like GTP-binding protein ARAC7: MNASKFIKCVTVGDGAVGKTCMLICYTSNKFPTDYIPTVFDNFSANVSVDGNIVNLGLWDTAGQEDYSRLRPLSYRGADIFVLAFSLISRASYENVLKKWMPELRRFAPNVPIVLVGTKLDLREDGRFLADHMNSNVITYAQGEELRKQIGAAAYIECSSKTQQNVKAVFDTAIKAVLQPPRRKEMTRKKRPRSSGRAIASIMCGGCVA; the protein is encoded by the exons ATGAATGCTTCCAAGTTCATTAAATGTGTTACAGTTGGAGATGGTGCTGTTGGCAAAACTTGTATGCTCATTTGTTACACTAGTAACAAGTTCCCCACT GATTACATACCAACTGTGTTTGATAATTTCAGTGCTAATGTGTCTGTGGATGGGAATATTGTTAATTTGGGATTATGGGATACTGCAG GTCAGGAGGATTATAGCAGGCTGAGGCCATTGAGCTACAGAGGTGCAGACATATTTGTGTTAGCTTTTTCATTAATTAGCAGGGCAAGTTATGAAAATGTTCTTAAGAAG TGGATGCCTGAACTTCGACGCTTTGCTCCAAATGTTCCAATTGTTCTTGTTGGAACTAAATTAG ATCTTCGCGAAGACGGGAGATTTTTAGCTGATCATATGAATTCTAATGTTATAACATATGCACAA GGAGAAGAACTAAGGAAACAGATTGGTGCAGCAGCATATATTGAGTGTAGCTCTAAGACACAACAG AATGTGAAAGCTGTTTTTGATACTGCAATCAAAGCTGTTCTTCAACCTCCAAGGAGGAAGGAGATGACAAGGAAGAAAAGGCCTCGCAGTTCTGGTCGCGCAATTGC GAGCATCATGTGTGGCGGTTGTGTTGCTTAG
- the LOC126668045 gene encoding cyclin-dependent kinase F-1 — MDQSSPPQQSYPKKSWSIHTRPEIISKYEIQERVGSGAYSDVYKARRLSDNLIVALKEIHDYQSAFREIETLQVLQNYPNVVVLHEYFWREDEDAVLALEFLRTDLAAVIKSGKKNNGISAGEVKRWMVQILCGVDACHRNMIVHRDLKPSNLLISDDGVLKLADFGQARILMEPAFVADDANPQPYDHSLVNQERDALPAEAVPQMENASREAQEANVVKGDESFRELSEFKAHDYLEETSIRDGDTSCFATGTASDIGDETLKSCYSYDADEAGDDRHGLLTSCVGTRWFRAPELLYGSTDYGLEIDLWSLGCIFAELLNLEPLFPGTSDIDQLSRIINVLGNLTEEVWPGCLKLPDYGTISFAKVEKPVGIEACLPNRSLDEISLIKKLVCYDPATRATAMELHHDEYFSKEPLPVPISELHVPLRNSEQDEDSPGGWHDYNDRGSDSDFDDFGPMNVTSTNSGFYVQFS, encoded by the exons ATGGACCAATCATCACCACCGCAACAATCTTACCCAAAGAAGAGCTGGAGCATCCATACCCGACCCGAAATCATATCCAAATACGAAATTCAAGAACGCGTCGGCTCCGGCGCGTACTCCGACGTTTACAAAGCGCGCCGCCTCTCCGACAACTTGATCGTCGCCTTAAAAGAAATCCACGACTACCAATCCGCATTTCGCGAAATCGAGACATTACAAGTCCTTCAAAACTACCCGAACGTCGTCGTTTTGCACGAGTACTTTTGGAGGGAAGACGAGGATGCTGTTCTGGCTCTAGAGTTTTTGAGAACGGATTTAGCGGCGGTTATTAAGAGCGGGAAGAAGAATAACGGTATTAGCGCCGGTGAGGTGAAGAGATGGATGGTTCAGATTTTGTGTGGAGTTGACGCGTGTCACCGGAATATGATCGTTCATCGTGATCTGAAACCTAGTAATCTTTTGATTTCTGATGACGGTGTTCTTAAATTAGCTGATTTTGGTCAg GCGAGAATACTTATGGAACCTGCATTTGTTGCCGATGATGCGAACCCGCAGCCGTATGATCATAGCCTTGTGAATCAGGAACGAGATGCTCTGCCAGCGGAGGCTGTTCCGCAGATGGAAAACGCATCTCGAGAAGCACAGGAGGCGAATGTGGTAAAGGGAGATGAGTCGTTTAGAGAGCTGAGTGAATTTAAGGCTCATGATTACTTGGAGGAAACGAGCATTCGGGATGGGGATACATCTTGTTTTGCAACGGGCACAGCTAGCGATATTGGAGATGAAACTTTAAAGAGTTGTTATTCTTACGATGCTGATGAAGCTGGGGATGATAGACATGGTTTGCTTACTTCATGTGTTGGAACTCGCTGGTTTAGAGCTCCTGAGTTACTCTATGGATCCACGGATTATGGACTGGAAATTGACTTGTGGTCACTCGGCTGCATTTTCGCTGAGCTTTTAAATTTGGAGCCCCTTTTTCCAGGGACTTCTGATATAGATCAGCTCAGcagaattataaatgttttgggaAATTTAACGGAGGAAGTGTGGCCCGGATGTTTGAAACTTCCAGACTACGGAACAATTTCTTTTGCCAAGGTTGAAAAACCCGTAGGTATAGAAGCCTGCCTCCCCAATCGTTCCCTTGACGAGATCTCTCTCATCAAGAAACTCGTTTGTTACGACCCTGCTACTAGAGCTACCGCGATGGAACTGCACCACGATGAGTACTTCAGCAAAGAGCCTCTTCCGGTTCCAATCTCTGAACTCCATGTACCTTTAAGAAATAGCGAGCAAGATGAAGATTCTCCTGGTGGATGGCATGACTACAACGACAGGGGATCGGATTCTGATTTTGATGACTTTGGCCCTATGAACGTTACATCCACCAATAGCGGCTTTTACGTTCAGTTTTCTTGA
- the LOC126668044 gene encoding probable plastidic glucose transporter 2 isoform X5 produces the protein MVQSLRTFCCTFSMWGIQGEGNSIYKRMPSRDYTNTADLEDNSALVHNNMHAQVTNPSWSLSFPHVLVATISSFLFGYHLGVVNEPLEHISFDLGFNGNTLAEGLVVSTCLAGAFIGSLFSGWIADGIGRRRAFQLCALPMVIGASVSATTSTLAGMLVGRFIVGLGLGLGPPVAALYVTEISPAFVRGTYGSFIQIATCLGLMASLFIGIPVKEIAGWWRICFWVSAIPAGILAFAMMFCAESPHWLYKQGRSAEAEIEFEKLLGGMHVKYAMQELSKVDRGDDADNVTLSELLYGRHFRVVFIGLFALQQLCPLFSSTVCKSAGVPSDLANIFIGVANLIGKIICNFLVQVEYCSPLYELSLGSLATIVLMDRLGRKVLLLWSFFEMVCFHICSRSWSGSRSPTRNLP, from the exons ATGGTGCAGTCGCTACGAACG TTTTGCTGCACTTTTAGCATGTGGGGAATACAAGGCGAGGGTAATTCAATATATAAGCGAATGCCGTCGAGAGATTATACAAATACAGCTGATTTAGAAGATAATTCAG CTCTTGTACATAACAATATGCATGCACAAGTTACGAATCCTTCATGGAGTCTTTCTTTTCCACATGTACTGGTGGCAACCATATCATCTTTCTTATTTGGCTACCATCTTGG TGTGGTGAACGAACCACTTGAACACATCTCATTTGATCTTGGATTCAATGGAAATACCTTAGCAGAAG GATTGGTGGTCAGTACATGTTTAGCTGGTGCCTTTATTGGATCCTTGTTCAGTGGCTGGATTGCTGATGGGATTGGGCGCCGTAGGGCTTTTCAGTTATGTGCTTTGCCAATGGTTATCGGTGCTTCTGTAAG TGCAACAACATCTACTTTAGCTGGCATGCTTGTTGGAAGGTTTATAGTTGGGTTGGGGCTGGGCCTTGGTCCTCCAGTTGCAGCTCTTTATGTAACTGAG ATTTCTCCTGCTTTTGTAAGGGGAACTTATGGAAGCTTCATCCAGATTGCAACCTGTCTTGGACTTATGGCGTCTCTGTTCATCGGAATACCTGTCAAAGAAATTGCTGGCTG GTGGCGCATTTGTTTCTGGGTATCTGCAATTCCCGCTGGAATACTTGCTTTTGCCATGATGTTTTGTGCAGAAAGTCCACATTGGCTATACAAG CAAGGAAGAAGTGCAGAAGCTGAAATTGAATTCGAGAAACTTTTAGGCGGAATGCATGTGAAATATGCAATGCAAGAGTTATCCAAAGTTGATAGAGGAGATGATGCAGATAACGTGACTTTGTCTGAGTTGCTTTATGGCCGCCATTTTAGAG TTGTTTTTATTGGGCTATTTGCTTTACAACAGCTCTGTCCTTTATTCTCTTCAACTGTGTGCAAAAGTGCTGGAGTACCATCAGACCTGGCAAATATCTTCATTGGTGTTGCAAATCTAATAGGTAAAATCATTTGTAATTTTCTTGTGCAAGTTGAGTATTGCAGTCCACTATATGAGCTGTCTTTAGGATCCCTTGCCACAATAGTGTTGATGGATAGACTTGGAAGGAAGGTGTTGCTTCTTTGGAGCTTCTTTGAAATG GTTTGTTTTCACATTTGCTCTAGGAGCTGGTCCGGTTCCAGGTCTCCTACCAGAAACCTTCCGTAG
- the LOC126668046 gene encoding transcription initiation factor TFIID subunit 15, whose product MGSRDKDQTTSHHQPLLSSLVVRPSVSDGPDGVRGGGGAGSDYEPGEVRREPPPYSRSDRYSDDPGYRIHAGSASPPRRRDTDHRYHSDFDHSGGPPRGREFGSWRDPGRFRDSSPPYARGRIGGRPPGRGFDGPGFGPGTLRGEGMSRNNPNVRPREGDWICSDIVCNNLNFARREFCNNCKKPRYGPGGSPRRGHPAPTPLHASRRFPGPPLDLSPGRSMNGYRSPPRGWARDGPRDFGPGGPPPPRHGGRFSDNDMRRGRADFPDDEYRGRNKFDRPMPMDWGHRDRARDAFNDRKGFERRLPSPPGPQPLTVAPQRGRWVRDARERSRSPIRGAPPPKEYRRDMYMERGRDDRRGMGRDRMGDVY is encoded by the exons ATGGGGTCGAGAGACAAGGACCAGACGACGTCGCATCACCAACCTTTACTAAGCAGTCTCGTCGTACGTCCTTCCGTCAGCGACGGTCCTGACGGTGTCCGCGGTGGTGGTGGAGCCGGAAGCGACTACGAGCCTGGAGAGGTCCGCCGTGAGCCTCCCCCTTATTCTCGCTCCGATCGCTATTCCGACGATCCAG GATATAGAATTCATGCAGGTTCTGCCTCTCCTCCACGTCGTAGGGACACTGATCACCGTTACCATTCTGATTTTGATCATTCTGGGGGTCCACCTCGAGGCCGTGAATTTGGTAGCTGGAGGGATCCTGGTAGATTTCGGGACTCTTCACCCCCTTATGCTCGAGGAAGGATTGGTGGCAGACCACCAGGTAGAGGTTTTGATGGTCCTGGATTTGGTCCTGGGACTTTAAGAGGGGAGGGCATGAGTAGAAATAATCCCAATGTACGCCCAAGGGAAGGAGATTGGATTTGCTCTGATATCGT ATGTAACAACCTAAATTTTGCAAGGAGAGAGTTCTGTAACAACTGTAAGAAGCCTCGCTATGGACCTGGTGGAAGTCCACGAAGGGGTCATCCGGCTCCTACACCTCTGCATGCTTCTAGACGCTTCCCTGGTCCTCCATTGGATCTTTCCCCTGGCAGGAGCATGAATGGTTATAGGTCTCCTCCTCGTGGTTGGGCGAGGGATGGCCCCAGGGATTTTGGGCCTGGTGGTCCTCCACCCCCAAGGCATGGAGGCAGATTTTCTGATAATGACATGAGGAGAGGTCGGGCTGATTTTCCAGACGATGAGTACAGGGGGAGGAACAAATTTGACAGGCCTATGCCGATGGATTGGGGTCATAGAGACCGTGCCAGAGATGCATTTAATGATAGAAAAGGGTTTGAGAGGCGGTTACCCTCTCCACCTGGACCACAACCGCTAACAGTTGCTCCTCAACGGGGACGATGGGTCCGTGATGCTAGAGAGAGGAGTAGATCTCCTATAAGGGGTGCCCCACCACCTAAAGAATATCGTCGGGACATGTACATGGAACGAGGGCGAGATGATCGGCGTGGTATGGGACGAGACAGAATGGGAGATGTGTATTAA